The following are from one region of the Alkalimarinus sediminis genome:
- a CDS encoding alpha/beta fold hydrolase — translation MLKSKLLFTFLFIAVLCSTLYWAGSHYKYDLYEAAMAYEREQAGLTEKQLQVDDLTIAYLEGPRRAGEQSILLIHGFGAIKENWMRFAAQLTNRFHVVVIDLPGHGESTKDLSLNYGIEHQVEFVHQIAQTLGLGQFHIAGNSMGGAISALYAAKYPAEIKTATLYDPAGIHDVESDLEKHLREGDNPLIVSDTDSFHRLLKFAMEKPPFIPWPITEVAAEMASQKQKINAKIFTDISSGDRDLFKAEISKINTPTLIIWGTEDRVINVANADAFEKLITGSRKIILQGIGHVPMIEVPKESAELLEDFINNPA, via the coding sequence ATGCTCAAGTCTAAACTACTCTTTACCTTTCTGTTCATAGCCGTGCTATGCAGCACACTCTACTGGGCCGGCTCACATTATAAATATGACCTTTATGAAGCGGCCATGGCGTATGAACGAGAGCAGGCAGGTTTAACAGAAAAACAACTACAGGTAGATGACTTAACGATTGCATATCTTGAGGGGCCCCGCCGCGCTGGCGAGCAAAGCATTTTGCTGATTCATGGCTTTGGCGCAATTAAAGAAAACTGGATGCGCTTTGCGGCCCAACTCACTAACCGCTTTCACGTGGTGGTGATCGACCTGCCAGGACACGGAGAGAGCACCAAAGACCTATCATTAAATTATGGTATTGAGCATCAGGTTGAATTTGTTCATCAAATCGCACAAACCTTGGGGCTAGGTCAGTTTCATATAGCTGGCAACTCAATGGGGGGAGCAATATCAGCACTCTACGCAGCTAAATATCCAGCAGAGATCAAAACAGCGACACTATATGACCCTGCAGGCATCCATGATGTAGAAAGTGACCTCGAGAAACATTTAAGGGAGGGTGACAACCCCCTGATTGTCTCAGATACCGACAGTTTTCATCGTTTACTCAAGTTTGCAATGGAAAAGCCACCGTTTATCCCCTGGCCTATTACTGAAGTCGCTGCCGAGATGGCGAGCCAAAAGCAGAAAATAAATGCCAAAATATTTACCGATATCAGTAGTGGTGACAGAGATTTGTTTAAAGCAGAGATCAGCAAAATCAACACCCCCACATTAATAATTTGGGGTACTGAAGATCGCGTTATAAACGTTGCCAATGCTGATGCGTTTGAAAAACTCATTACAGGGTCTAGAAAGATTATCTTGCAGGGTATTGGTCATGTACCGATGATTGAAGTACCAAAAGAGTCAGCAGAACTGTTAGAAGACTTTATCAACAACCCTGCTTAA
- a CDS encoding DUF2947 domain-containing protein: MNYIDLSEYRNAWVFRHKDMPVSADELAQIKPLSESSAYQLWRQRISKEADHPTDWEQGDWAADEKTWKYKDMWQKAWDSSSPDLPELITEHIDWADNVTVFFCYESSKIIETTWVVFKNNWKNFLFFDDGPVLIARKKKQAVQFFQNGTFAIGEMP, encoded by the coding sequence ATGAACTACATAGACCTCTCCGAATATCGCAACGCTTGGGTTTTCCGTCATAAAGATATGCCTGTCAGCGCCGATGAGTTGGCACAAATTAAGCCGCTATCTGAGTCTAGTGCGTATCAACTATGGCGACAGCGTATCAGCAAAGAAGCAGATCACCCTACCGACTGGGAACAAGGTGATTGGGCCGCCGATGAGAAGACTTGGAAATATAAGGATATGTGGCAAAAAGCCTGGGACTCCTCTTCACCAGATCTACCTGAACTGATTACTGAGCATATAGATTGGGCAGATAATGTCACCGTTTTTTTCTGCTATGAAAGCAGCAAAATCATCGAAACGACTTGGGTTGTTTTTAAAAACAACTGGAAGAACTTTCTATTTTTTGATGATGGCCCCGTATTGATTGCGCGCAAGAAAAAACAAGCAGTTCAATTTTTTCAGAATGGCACTTTTGCCATTGGTGAAATGCCATAA
- a CDS encoding substrate-binding periplasmic protein, translated as MNRHVKLLISSICLSMLVNFSSSANDIKPIQFDIIKSYPFAYINENGKEVGTYWEYADLIAEETGISIAKSIMPKSRLISNLKSGHSDAAILFKTDSLNSHVEYIVQVRTIPIIVATQKGTLINHYDDLKSLATIGVFRSGVINPRFDNDNQLNKDFISSYPKMVKMLAAKRLDAITGNGVALKALINQMCLQDKVEISPLLMGKREQWLVMSKKSEHLDQAQTIKESILKLKAKGALDTIFEAHVSQHNHTCQ; from the coding sequence ATGAACAGACATGTCAAACTGCTGATTTCGTCGATCTGTCTCAGTATGCTAGTTAATTTTAGCAGCTCTGCTAACGACATTAAGCCAATTCAGTTCGACATCATAAAATCATATCCGTTCGCGTATATTAACGAGAACGGAAAAGAGGTCGGCACCTATTGGGAGTATGCCGACTTAATTGCAGAAGAAACGGGTATTAGTATTGCAAAAAGCATCATGCCGAAGAGCAGACTTATTTCAAATTTAAAATCCGGTCATTCAGACGCAGCAATTTTATTTAAAACCGATAGCCTCAACAGTCATGTTGAATACATTGTACAGGTGAGGACCATCCCAATTATTGTTGCTACGCAAAAAGGCACCCTCATCAACCACTATGATGATCTAAAGTCACTAGCGACTATTGGTGTGTTTCGCTCAGGGGTCATCAACCCAAGATTCGACAATGATAACCAGTTAAACAAAGACTTTATCTCCAGCTATCCTAAGATGGTAAAAATGCTGGCAGCAAAACGACTTGATGCCATTACCGGCAACGGGGTCGCCCTCAAAGCCCTAATCAATCAAATGTGTTTGCAAGATAAAGTTGAAATATCCCCGTTACTAATGGGCAAGCGCGAGCAATGGTTGGTGATGTCTAAAAAGTCAGAACATTTAGATCAGGCTCAAACTATAAAAGAGTCTATTCTAAAACTAAAAGCCAAAGGGGCATTAGATACCATTTTTGAGGCCCATGTTTCACAACACAATCACACATGTCAGTAA
- a CDS encoding DMT family transporter, with translation MPNQHHLKADLLLVVVTLLAAAGWIFSKETLQGIPPILFIGIRFLLAGLVLAMIGLRAFKALSAQALKRSLLTGAVFAIAMMFWIMGLFNAEHVGEGAFITSMGVVLVPIMARWIFGDSPPLSTWLALPVAISGLALLSLDNGLHLDVSQIFFLAAATIFALHFNLNTRMVAEVPVLVLTSIQLMVVGIVAFAVSWATEAWPTEVAGNIWGWLLASAIIATSLRFYLQTFAQGLAPASHAAVILTLEPIWTTLLAGLWFGEVLSVMQWFGCGLIFSALLINRWHWVKLALKGLRS, from the coding sequence TTGCCTAATCAACATCATTTAAAAGCAGACCTTCTCTTAGTGGTTGTTACCTTACTGGCAGCCGCTGGTTGGATTTTTTCTAAAGAGACACTGCAGGGAATCCCGCCGATTCTATTTATCGGTATTCGTTTTTTGCTGGCGGGCCTTGTGCTGGCCATGATCGGACTAAGGGCATTCAAAGCTCTATCAGCGCAAGCATTAAAGCGTTCACTGCTCACCGGGGCGGTATTTGCTATTGCTATGATGTTTTGGATCATGGGGCTGTTTAATGCCGAACATGTCGGGGAAGGTGCTTTTATTACCAGCATGGGCGTTGTACTGGTACCCATTATGGCTCGCTGGATATTTGGCGATTCGCCCCCTCTAAGTACTTGGTTGGCGCTACCTGTCGCTATCTCTGGTCTGGCACTTCTCTCACTGGATAACGGGCTACATTTAGATGTTAGCCAGATATTCTTTTTAGCCGCCGCTACAATATTTGCGCTACATTTTAACCTCAACACCCGAATGGTGGCTGAAGTTCCGGTATTGGTGCTGACGTCGATACAATTAATGGTAGTGGGGATTGTAGCGTTTGCTGTTTCTTGGGCTACTGAAGCGTGGCCTACAGAGGTAGCGGGTAATATATGGGGCTGGTTGCTAGCCAGTGCCATTATCGCCACCAGCCTGCGCTTTTACCTACAGACATTTGCTCAAGGTCTTGCACCTGCTAGCCATGCAGCGGTCATTTTAACCCTGGAGCCTATTTGGACAACATTGCTAGCAGGATTGTGGTTTGGGGAGGTGTTAAGTGTAATGCAATGGTTCGGCTGTGGATTGATATTCTCGGCACTACTCATTAACCGTTGGCACTGGGTTAAACTAGCCCTAAAAGGGCTAAGATCATAA
- a CDS encoding LysE/ArgO family amino acid transporter, with product MQELLIPLMKGFVTSGSLIVAIGAQNAFVLSHGLRQQFNGLIAVTCSTLDTLLIFAGIAGMGALITKAPNLMLAAALFGGLFLAVYGFRALKSAINPKPLNSDTSVLKSRSSAILTTLAISLLNPHVYLDTVVLIGSIGGQYALPERWWFAGGAALASFVWFFSLSWGAKKLAPLFKKPSTWRILDSLICLMMWSIAVSLFVLAYEIVLEGL from the coding sequence ATGCAAGAACTACTAATACCGTTGATGAAAGGATTTGTGACCAGTGGCAGCCTGATTGTAGCGATAGGTGCTCAGAATGCCTTTGTATTGTCTCATGGGTTAAGGCAGCAATTTAATGGTTTGATCGCAGTGACCTGTAGCACGTTGGATACACTGCTAATCTTCGCGGGCATCGCAGGTATGGGGGCGCTCATTACTAAAGCACCTAATTTAATGTTGGCTGCGGCGCTTTTTGGCGGGCTCTTTTTAGCGGTATATGGGTTTCGAGCATTAAAATCGGCCATCAACCCAAAGCCTTTAAACTCAGATACAAGCGTACTCAAGTCTAGATCTTCAGCGATTTTGACCACTCTTGCCATTAGTCTGCTTAACCCTCACGTTTATCTGGATACGGTCGTGTTAATAGGCAGTATCGGAGGCCAATACGCACTGCCAGAGCGATGGTGGTTTGCAGGTGGTGCTGCGCTGGCCTCATTTGTATGGTTTTTTTCACTAAGCTGGGGAGCAAAAAAACTGGCACCACTATTTAAGAAACCAAGCACATGGCGAATACTGGATAGTCTTATCTGTCTGATGATGTGGTCTATTGCGGTGTCGTTGTTTGTACTGGCTTATGAAATAGTACTCGAAGGGTTATGA
- a CDS encoding LysR family transcriptional regulator ArgP, translated as MSIEIPQLEAVAQIIETQSFEKAAERLCITQSAISQRLRQLETQLGQRLIIRSSPPTLTDAGVKILKYYRQVSHLQEDLLNNLAGSGDDGIASIAIGSNADSLATWLLDALTPLLNNGKTFVEIHVDDQDRTHDLLRDGTVVGCISASDAPIQGCNCLPLGVMTYRCLVSPDYKKRYFPNGITREAMLAAPCVEFNHKDDLQREYLSRYFKGGYPQMRHRVPSTESFLEFIARGFGWGMVPDVQSQQWLSEGKVIELIEGNTLDIPLYWHIWNLRTDLGRTLTDALQAKAASVLSPL; from the coding sequence ATGAGTATTGAGATCCCACAATTAGAAGCAGTCGCCCAGATCATTGAAACACAGAGCTTTGAGAAAGCTGCCGAACGGCTCTGTATTACCCAGTCGGCGATCTCTCAGCGGTTACGACAGTTAGAAACACAGTTGGGGCAAAGACTCATCATTCGCTCTAGCCCTCCTACACTCACGGATGCAGGAGTTAAGATATTAAAATACTACCGGCAGGTCAGTCACCTCCAAGAAGACTTATTAAACAACCTCGCCGGTAGTGGTGATGATGGCATAGCTTCCATAGCCATTGGTTCAAATGCTGACAGTCTGGCTACTTGGTTATTAGACGCACTCACGCCACTGCTCAATAATGGTAAGACATTTGTTGAGATTCATGTCGATGATCAAGATCGAACCCATGATCTATTGCGAGACGGCACTGTGGTCGGGTGCATTAGTGCCAGTGATGCACCTATCCAAGGGTGTAACTGCCTCCCTTTGGGTGTGATGACCTATCGTTGCTTGGTATCCCCTGACTATAAAAAGCGTTACTTCCCTAATGGCATAACTAGAGAGGCTATGTTGGCTGCACCTTGCGTTGAGTTTAACCATAAAGATGATTTACAACGCGAATACCTCTCCCGCTACTTCAAAGGAGGCTACCCTCAAATGAGGCATCGTGTTCCTTCGACTGAGTCTTTTTTGGAGTTTATAGCCAGAGGGTTCGGCTGGGGCATGGTACCCGATGTTCAGAGTCAACAATGGCTGAGTGAGGGCAAAGTTATCGAACTGATAGAGGGCAATACGCTGGATATTCCGCTCTATTGGCATATCTGGAACCTTCGAACAGACCTTGGCCGGACTTTAACCGACGCCCTCCAAGCCAAAGCAGCCAGTGTGCTCTCCCCGTTGTAG
- a CDS encoding FKBP-type peptidyl-prolyl cis-trans isomerase yields the protein MSDKYTTVEERVSYGIGRQMGDQLASNPFEGLHIDSVLNGLADALNGQASPVPQDLMEAAFQEISAKMQAQQAEQAKALSAEGEKFLAENAKREEVTVTESGLQYEVLTAAEGEKPSQASTVRTHYHGTLINGEVFDSSYDRGQPAEFPVGGVIAGWTEALQMMSVGSKWRLYVPYNLAYGEQGAGGVIGPYSTLIFDVELLAIVG from the coding sequence ATGTCTGATAAATACACTACCGTTGAAGAACGTGTAAGCTACGGCATCGGCCGTCAAATGGGCGACCAATTAGCAAGCAACCCTTTTGAAGGTCTACATATCGATTCTGTACTAAACGGTCTAGCGGATGCGTTAAATGGTCAGGCGAGCCCTGTTCCACAAGATCTAATGGAAGCAGCGTTCCAAGAGATCAGCGCAAAAATGCAGGCGCAACAAGCCGAGCAAGCAAAAGCACTATCAGCTGAAGGTGAAAAATTCCTGGCTGAAAATGCCAAGCGTGAAGAAGTCACAGTGACTGAGTCAGGCTTACAGTACGAAGTATTAACTGCGGCTGAAGGCGAAAAGCCAAGCCAGGCTTCTACGGTACGTACTCACTACCACGGCACATTGATCAACGGTGAAGTATTTGATAGCTCATACGACCGCGGTCAACCTGCTGAGTTCCCAGTAGGCGGTGTAATCGCTGGTTGGACTGAAGCACTTCAGATGATGAGTGTTGGTTCAAAATGGCGTCTATATGTGCCATACAACCTAGCGTATGGTGAGCAAGGTGCAGGTGGTGTGATAGGGCCATACTCTACATTGATTTTTGATGTTGAGTTATTAGCCATCGTAGGTTAA
- a CDS encoding PhzF family phenazine biosynthesis protein, with product MSEISIYQIDAFSNKVFSGNPAAVCVLDSAISDEVMQQIAKENNLSETAFIMANETGWDIRWFTPKFEVPLCGHATLASAYVIYNELSFNGAEIRFQSKSGELIVYRSKGLLTLDFPAMQYVDCEELPTPLEDGLGIPPRSVFKVDSDPNYYAVYESEEQILALQPTLAKLEELHPYGVIITAPGQHYDCVSRYFLPSFNIPEDPVTGSIHCALVPYWSHRLNKRKIDAAQLSENGGELFCELKGDRVLISGYASKYLEGKIFI from the coding sequence ATGTCAGAAATATCCATTTATCAAATTGATGCATTCTCAAATAAGGTATTCAGTGGCAACCCTGCAGCGGTCTGCGTATTAGATAGCGCGATAAGTGACGAAGTAATGCAACAAATCGCCAAAGAGAATAATCTATCAGAAACCGCGTTTATTATGGCTAACGAAACGGGGTGGGATATCAGATGGTTTACCCCTAAGTTTGAAGTCCCTTTGTGCGGCCATGCAACATTAGCATCCGCTTATGTCATTTATAATGAGCTATCATTTAACGGGGCTGAGATTAGGTTTCAATCAAAAAGCGGTGAGCTAATCGTTTACCGGTCAAAGGGGTTGCTCACCCTCGACTTTCCTGCCATGCAGTATGTCGATTGCGAGGAATTACCCACCCCTCTAGAAGATGGCTTAGGCATACCGCCTAGATCTGTTTTTAAAGTCGATTCAGACCCCAACTACTATGCGGTATACGAATCTGAAGAACAGATTTTAGCGCTGCAACCGACGTTAGCAAAGCTTGAGGAACTTCACCCTTATGGCGTGATCATCACTGCTCCGGGTCAGCACTATGACTGTGTTTCTCGTTACTTTTTACCCAGTTTTAATATCCCAGAAGATCCAGTAACCGGCTCAATACACTGCGCTTTAGTGCCCTACTGGTCTCATAGACTGAACAAACGAAAAATTGATGCCGCCCAGCTTTCTGAAAACGGGGGCGAGTTGTTTTGTGAGCTTAAAGGCGACAGAGTTTTAATTTCTGGCTATGCCTCTAAATATCTAGAAGGAAAAATTTTTATATAA
- the ybaK gene encoding Cys-tRNA(Pro) deacylase, which translates to MTPAINCAEKAKIFYKVHHYEHDKNANSYGEEAAEKLNLPASRVFKTLVVALDSGVLAVAVIPVSNQLSLKAMASAVKTKKVKMADPKAVERSSGYVLGGVSPLGQKRRLHTVIDKQALSFDTIFVSAGRRGLEIELSPNDLAAVLEASFDTLI; encoded by the coding sequence ATGACGCCGGCAATAAACTGTGCGGAAAAAGCTAAAATATTTTATAAAGTCCATCACTACGAACATGACAAAAATGCCAACTCTTACGGTGAAGAAGCAGCAGAAAAACTCAATCTACCGGCTTCCAGGGTATTTAAGACTCTGGTTGTAGCGCTAGACTCTGGTGTTTTGGCTGTCGCCGTTATACCCGTATCAAATCAATTAAGCTTAAAGGCGATGGCGTCTGCCGTTAAGACCAAAAAGGTCAAAATGGCAGACCCTAAAGCGGTTGAAAGGTCTTCTGGTTATGTTCTGGGTGGGGTGAGCCCGTTAGGACAAAAGAGGCGACTACATACGGTGATCGATAAACAAGCTCTCAGTTTCGATACTATCTTTGTGAGTGCAGGGCGCCGAGGCCTTGAAATAGAACTTTCGCCAAACGATTTAGCTGCAGTGCTGGAAGCCTCTTTTGACACGCTGATATAG
- a CDS encoding bacteriohemerythrin: MNKKLKAFALAFLLLTLVTGILLGFTLGLTHPLPWVLIVALALVIVLNKKATESQFVTWKDEYSVGIESIDNDHKMLLKLINQLQTSSLYYTGEDFDKAALNELIEYTKFHFSREEKMMEENGYPDFEAHRKQHVNMTDEVVRKVKEYESDSEKTVEDLLDYLKKWLINHINGTDKKYSAFLIEKGVK, translated from the coding sequence ATGAATAAAAAGCTCAAAGCTTTTGCACTCGCATTCTTACTGTTAACACTCGTTACAGGTATTTTACTCGGCTTTACACTGGGATTAACTCACCCTCTGCCTTGGGTGCTGATCGTCGCCTTAGCCTTGGTGATTGTGCTCAACAAGAAAGCAACAGAGAGCCAGTTTGTCACCTGGAAAGATGAATATAGTGTGGGTATTGAGTCTATCGATAATGACCACAAAATGCTGTTAAAGCTGATCAACCAACTACAAACATCATCTTTATACTATACTGGCGAAGACTTTGATAAGGCCGCACTAAACGAACTTATTGAGTACACCAAATTCCACTTCTCTCGTGAAGAGAAGATGATGGAAGAGAATGGCTACCCAGATTTTGAAGCTCATCGCAAACAGCACGTTAATATGACAGATGAAGTGGTCAGAAAAGTAAAAGAGTACGAGTCGGATAGCGAAAAAACCGTCGAAGATCTTTTAGACTACCTCAAAAAGTGGCTGATTAACCATATTAATGGCACCGACAAGAAATACAGCGCATTTTTAATTGAAAAGGGCGTTAAGTAG
- a CDS encoding DUF2970 domain-containing protein — translation MNNPTNIPHPPKTNTPEPSNSKPNSTHSDAPNASQATLSNSTDTIPTATHLTFWQTLSSVLYAMLGVQGRKNAQASLEKGRIGMFILVGLLVAGCFVLIVALVAYLAITSR, via the coding sequence ATGAATAATCCAACCAATATTCCGCACCCCCCCAAAACCAACACGCCTGAACCAAGCAACAGCAAACCAAATTCTACCCATAGCGATGCGCCTAATGCATCTCAAGCAACCTTATCAAACAGCACAGATACAATACCCACTGCAACCCATCTCACTTTTTGGCAAACGCTTTCAAGTGTTTTATATGCCATGCTGGGGGTTCAAGGGAGAAAGAATGCCCAAGCGAGCTTAGAAAAAGGCCGTATTGGCATGTTTATATTGGTTGGGTTGTTAGTAGCGGGCTGTTTCGTTTTAATCGTGGCGCTAGTCGCGTATTTAGCTATTACAAGTAGATAA
- a CDS encoding MBL fold metallo-hydrolase — translation MNRLVSHVVAATFCFSANTVLAEDHHSDKKIFSVTEIKPGFHFLQGKGGNILLSDGKEGLLIVDSDYSEMTPALEETLGKYEGSLKYVLNTHWHGDHTEGNKALGHQAEIVAHDNVYTRLNSRQEVKLFNMVSEPYEAHALPNITFDTSLTLRFNGETIKALHMPNGHTDGDSIIFFENANIVHMGDHYFNGMFPFVDVDSNGSVHGVADNIEEMLHKIDDNTIVVPGHGPISNKKELMAFREMLMGTADEVQMMMNKGLTLEAIQEKGLSEQWAVWGNGFLNEKVWIGIVHSSLVQDAKKENNHQHPHNH, via the coding sequence ATGAATAGACTAGTATCCCATGTAGTGGCTGCAACATTTTGTTTTTCAGCCAATACAGTGTTGGCTGAAGACCACCACTCCGATAAAAAAATATTTAGTGTTACCGAAATCAAACCTGGCTTTCACTTCTTACAAGGAAAAGGCGGGAATATCCTGTTGTCTGACGGTAAAGAGGGGTTACTAATTGTTGATAGTGACTATAGTGAGATGACGCCAGCGCTAGAAGAGACATTAGGTAAATATGAAGGGAGTCTTAAATATGTACTTAATACACACTGGCATGGCGATCACACTGAAGGTAATAAAGCATTAGGTCATCAAGCGGAGATCGTTGCACACGATAACGTCTATACGCGTCTCAATAGCCGCCAGGAAGTAAAGCTGTTTAATATGGTATCCGAACCTTATGAAGCTCATGCTTTGCCCAATATTACATTTGATACCTCACTGACATTACGCTTTAACGGTGAGACTATAAAAGCGCTGCATATGCCTAATGGCCATACCGACGGTGACAGTATTATCTTTTTCGAAAATGCCAATATTGTGCATATGGGTGATCATTATTTTAATGGAATGTTCCCGTTTGTGGATGTGGACTCCAACGGCAGTGTGCATGGAGTCGCAGACAATATCGAAGAAATGCTTCACAAGATTGATGACAATACCATTGTTGTACCTGGTCATGGGCCGATCTCAAATAAAAAAGAGTTGATGGCGTTTAGAGAGATGTTAATGGGGACCGCTGATGAAGTTCAGATGATGATGAATAAGGGGCTGACCTTGGAGGCGATTCAAGAAAAAGGGCTAAGTGAGCAGTGGGCGGTATGGGGCAACGGATTTTTAAATGAGAAGGTTTGGATCGGTATTGTGCATAGCAGCTTGGTTCAGGATGCCAAAAAGGAGAACAACCATCAACATCCACATAATCATTAA
- a CDS encoding transporter substrate-binding domain-containing protein produces the protein MIDKAVKTISLLLLIVHASTAIAKEYRVIGDHYPPYQYKEHNNVKGFSLDVLHAVLGMNGDSIAKFEIYPWKRALHMLKANQANILISANYHKDRELFARYPDEPIITTPWYLWRRKGEDIQPNSLDDLLGKKIGVVQGYSYTEAFWAFIKDNRLYIDAENYSDDINLGRLNQGFYDAAVAELGNGMYLRNSLKLRKIEPITSMIIKEDGLYAIFNKSQISEEAVQVFSENLTQFKKTPEYNKIYKKYFY, from the coding sequence ATGATAGATAAAGCAGTAAAAACCATCTCTCTCCTGTTGTTGATTGTGCACGCAAGCACAGCCATTGCAAAAGAGTATAGGGTAATCGGAGACCACTACCCTCCTTACCAATATAAAGAGCACAATAATGTCAAAGGCTTCAGCCTTGATGTTTTGCATGCTGTATTAGGGATGAATGGCGATAGTATAGCCAAATTCGAGATCTACCCCTGGAAACGAGCACTCCATATGCTCAAAGCTAACCAAGCAAATATTCTTATCAGCGCTAACTATCACAAAGATCGGGAGCTCTTTGCTCGATACCCTGACGAGCCTATTATTACTACACCTTGGTACTTATGGAGAAGAAAAGGCGAAGATATACAGCCTAACTCTTTAGACGATTTACTTGGCAAAAAAATTGGCGTTGTACAAGGGTATTCCTACACAGAAGCATTTTGGGCATTCATTAAAGACAATAGACTTTATATCGATGCCGAAAACTACAGTGACGATATAAACCTCGGCAGATTGAACCAGGGGTTTTATGATGCCGCAGTAGCAGAGCTAGGTAATGGAATGTATCTTAGAAACAGCCTGAAACTCAGAAAAATAGAGCCTATAACCTCAATGATCATTAAAGAGGACGGACTTTATGCCATTTTTAATAAAAGCCAAATCTCTGAAGAGGCCGTTCAGGTATTCTCTGAGAACCTTACTCAATTCAAAAAAACACCTGAATATAACAAGATTTATAAAAAATACTTCTATTAG